AACCTACGACCTCCACATCCCAAATGTGGCGCGATACCGGGCTACGCTACACCCCGATTAGGTATCACCTTTTTTCAAAGCTTTGAAGCTCTGCGGAGAGGGCGGGATTCGAACCCGCGGTACCGTTTCCAGTACGACAGTTTAGCAAACTGTTCCTTTCGGCCTCTCAGGCACCTCTCCTTCTATCTTTCAGATAATGGAATTTGATTTCAACCAAATATACCCATCTATCGTTTTAAAAAAATATTCTACTTTTTGTAGATTTCACTTTATGACTATTATGTTGTTGCAATCTTAATGTTAAATTCTGACAACTTCCGTAATAGTATTTGTTATCTTTTAAACTTTTTAAAATATATGTGTAATACATGTTAAAAGTTTACCTAATCACCCACCCTCTAAGGCTCCGAAGGAGTCCCTTTGAGACACCTCTCCTCCCGTTTGGGAATGCAAATATAACAATAGGAATATATCTTCAAAAGAAATTTTAAAACTATTCTGGATAATCTATCCTGAC
This genomic interval from Pseudopedobacter saltans DSM 12145 contains the following:
- a CDS encoding GIY-YIG nuclease family protein is translated as MYYTYILKSLKDNKYYYGSCQNLTLRLQQHNSHKVKSTKSRIFF